GGCGCGTCGTAGAAAAGCAGCTTCATGAACGTGGTAGTTTGTCTGTTCGAGGGGCGCACCACGGCATGGACAACGACATCACGGATCCGTCTCCGTCAGGCACTCCAGGGCTTCCTCTCTCCCGGGGAAAGAGCGTCGCTGGGCGTTTCATCATCGAGGATCTGGCTGGGCGTGGCGGCATGGGCTTCGTCTACCGGGCCAGGGATTGCCTCTCCGACCGGCCCGTCGCCCTCAAGTTCCTGCACGTCATCGACTCGCCGGAGGTGGCCTACCGCTTCAACCGCGAGGCCGTGCTGCTCTCCGAGCTGTGCCACCCCGGCATCGTCTCCTATGTCGCGCATGGCACCACCGAGGCGGGCCAGCGCTTCCTGGCCATGGAGTGGCTCGAAGGCGAGGACCTGGCTCAGCGTCTGAGCCGCCAGTCCCTTGGCCTCTCCGAGGCCCTGGCCTTGCTGCGCCGCGCCGCCGAGGCGCTCGTCACCGCGCACCAGCAGGGCATCGTCCACCGTGACCTCAAGCCCTCCAACCTCTTCCTGCGGGGAGGCCGTCCCGAGGACGTGGTGCTGTTGGACTTCGGCATCGCCCGCACGCGCTCCCTGCTGGCGGTGACACGCCCCGGCATCGTGGTGGGCACTCCGGGCTACATGTCGCCCGAGCAGGCCTCCAGCCAGCCAGACACTCCCCCCAGCGCCGACATCTTCTCCCTGGGCTGTGTGCTCTACGAGTGCCTCACGGGTCAGCCGCCCTTCGCCGCTCCCCACTTCGCCGCCGCGCTGGCCAAGATTCTCTTCACCGAGCCCGCTCCCCTGCACACGCTGCGCGCCGATCTGCCCCCGGGCGTGCAGGTGCTGGTGGACCGCATGCTGGCCAAGGACCCGCGGCGGCGGTTGCTGGATGCCTCCACCCTGCTGGAGGCGCTCTCGGCGCTGGAGTCCGTGCCGGAGTTGTTGTTGCCCCGTGGCATGGAGGACTCGCGTCCCCCCAGCCTGGCCGGGGCCGAGCAGCAGCTCGTCAGTGTCTTGCTGGTGTCCCTGTTGGGCGTGCAGCCCGATGAGCAGGGCCCGGTGGAGCGGGCCTGGGCCTCCTCGCTGGATGCGCTGCGTGTGGCGCTCGCTCCCCTTGGCGCCCGGGTGGAGTTGCTGGCGGACGGCTCGCTGGTGGCCACGCTGGTGCCAGAGCGCGGCAGTGCCACGGATCAGGCCGCCCTGGCGGCCCGGTGCGCGCTCACCTTCAAGGAGCGCTGGCCCGAGGCCGCCGTCGTCCTGGTCACGGGCCTGGGCGTCATCAATGAGCACCTGCCGGTGGGTGATGCCATGGACGGGGCGGGGCGGCTGTTGCGCCAGCTCGAGCGGATGCCCGCCTCCTCCTGTGTGGTGTTGGACGAGGTGACGGCCGGATTGCTGGGGCCCGGCTTCCAGCTCTCGCGCTCCTCGGCGGGCACCTTCCTGCTGCAAGGCGAGCAGCTCAGCGCCGATGCGTCCCGTCCGCTGCTGGGCAAGCCCACCCCCTGCGTGGGGCGCGAGCAGGAGCTGGCCCGGCTCGACTTCACGCTCGACTCCTGCATCGAGGCGCCAGCCGCCCGGGCCCTCCTGGTGACGGCCCCCGCGGGCGTGGGCAAGTCCCGGCTGCGCCATGAGTTCCTCCGCCGCATCGAGCGCCAGGAGCAGCGGGTGCTGGTGCTGCTGGGGCGGGGAGACCCCATGAGCGCGGGGGCCTCGTACGGCCTGCTGGGGCAGGCGTTGCGGCGGCTGTGCGGCATCGTGGAAGGGGAGAACCTGGAGGCACGCCGGACCCGGCTGTACCAGCGCGTGGCCCGGCACCTCCCCGAGGACGAGGCCCAGGATGTCGTCGAGTCCCTGGGCGAGTTGTGCGCCATCCCCTTTCCCGGGGAGGCGAGTCCACGCCTGCGTGCCGCGCGCGGCGATCCGCGGCTGATGAGCGCTCAGGTGAGCCGGGCGCTGGTGTCCTTCCTGGGCGCGGAGTGCACCCACCAGCCGGTGCTGCTGGTGTTGGAGGATCTGCACTGGAGCGATGCGCTCACCATCAAGCTGGTGGACGAGGTGCTGCGGGAGCTGGCCGGACGGCCATTGATGGTGCTGGCGCTGGCGCGGCCCGAGGTGAAGGAGCTCTTCCCCGGGTTGTGGTCGCCCTCCCTTCAGGAGTTGCCGCTCCAAGGCCTGAGCCGCAAGGCCAGTGCCCGGCTGGCGCGCGAGGTGCTCGGGTCGCGGGTCTCCGACACCGTCGTGCGGAGGGTCGTGGAGCAGTCCGACGGCAACGCGCTCTTCCTGGAGGAGCTCATCCGCGTGGCGGCCGAGGGACGCGGGGAGGCCGCGCCGGAGACGGTGCTGGCGGTGCTCCAGTCGCGTCTGACACGGATGGAGTCCGGGGCCCGTCAGGTGTTGCTGGCCGCCAGCTTCTTCGGCCGCACCTTCTGGGCTCAGGGGGTAGGGGAGTTGTTGGGCCGGCAGGACGCGACGGACATGCTGGCGCAGCACCTCCGGCAGCTCGTGGCGCAGGAG
This is a stretch of genomic DNA from Archangium violaceum. It encodes these proteins:
- a CDS encoding serine/threonine-protein kinase PknK yields the protein MDNDITDPSPSGTPGLPLSRGKSVAGRFIIEDLAGRGGMGFVYRARDCLSDRPVALKFLHVIDSPEVAYRFNREAVLLSELCHPGIVSYVAHGTTEAGQRFLAMEWLEGEDLAQRLSRQSLGLSEALALLRRAAEALVTAHQQGIVHRDLKPSNLFLRGGRPEDVVLLDFGIARTRSLLAVTRPGIVVGTPGYMSPEQASSQPDTPPSADIFSLGCVLYECLTGQPPFAAPHFAAALAKILFTEPAPLHTLRADLPPGVQVLVDRMLAKDPRRRLLDASTLLEALSALESVPELLLPRGMEDSRPPSLAGAEQQLVSVLLVSLLGVQPDEQGPVERAWASSLDALRVALAPLGARVELLADGSLVATLVPERGSATDQAALAARCALTFKERWPEAAVVLVTGLGVINEHLPVGDAMDGAGRLLRQLERMPASSCVVLDEVTAGLLGPGFQLSRSSAGTFLLQGEQLSADASRPLLGKPTPCVGREQELARLDFTLDSCIEAPAARALLVTAPAGVGKSRLRHEFLRRIERQEQRVLVLLGRGDPMSAGASYGLLGQALRRLCGIVEGENLEARRTRLYQRVARHLPEDEAQDVVESLGELCAIPFPGEASPRLRAARGDPRLMSAQVSRALVSFLGAECTHQPVLLVLEDLHWSDALTIKLVDEVLRELAGRPLMVLALARPEVKELFPGLWSPSLQELPLQGLSRKASARLAREVLGSRVSDTVVRRVVEQSDGNALFLEELIRVAAEGRGEAAPETVLAVLQSRLTRMESGARQVLLAASFFGRTFWAQGVGELLGRQDATDMLAQHLRQLVAQEVIEPQPDSRFPGTVEYRFRHALVRDAAYGLVPDRHRLTGHGLAGAWLERMGETDPVVLATHYQLGQQLELAAHFYTRAAEQLFERNALQGCLQCVESALACGVGGEAQSRLRALQAVVAIWLEQIQRALELGMPVVSELKAGSRLWCRLMGGLILGTGQDGQQERAVRLRELLLRTSPEPEALAAYIESVALLGLTMAWSGSRQGMEQLLGRIIEVGADIVSDDPVARGWMRFMQGYFLHLIEARPWQAFLVAELGMRDFREIGSERNASALETLSGMALDALGALPGALERLRDAVAISLRTDQRLVGAHARHHLIQALAGSADPEHQREARELVREWMGNGDFLSFKQGTAHAMLAKVVAASGELHEAEVYARRACELLEPFLSYLVYARTVLSNVLLAQGRATEARQVADLGVQDVARMGSWGVYAVAMHLALTEACFAEGDECTGEMALREAYECVRARADDIPDPAARERFLRQVPENARTLALVRQRWGEATA